A window of Dehalococcoidia bacterium genomic DNA:
CACTGGAGTCCATTGCCTCGACCCACATGTGGTAGCCTTCAGGAACGGAGCCGATGACCAGCCTGGTCTTGTAGCCAATCGATTCCAGCATGGAGCCGACAAGCATGGAAGTATCTTCGCAGTTGTGTCCGATGATACCGTTCTTGAACACGAAGGAGTGTGTACCTTCCACAGTTATGTCCATGGCCCGGCCTTCTC
This region includes:
- a CDS encoding transglutaminase domain-containing protein, yielding EGRAMDITVEGTHSFVFKNGIIGHNCEDTSMLVGSMLESIGYKTRLVIGSVPEGYHMWVEAMDSSGQWWLIETTLGMVYKLDNRASLGYEADYFITWRNGCDYLHKAEDALY